One window from the genome of Pelodictyon luteolum DSM 273 encodes:
- a CDS encoding glycosyltransferase, which produces MIMFNGFARGISMAKLRVAFTLIGGKSWAGGYNYLLNLFRALDDYMAQSIEPIIFFGDDFDVDEISPFLDLSGAKVVKSSVFNRQYASKRLIYALVFGRDNAVQRVFRDNRIDCIFEAAQFHGWRSEFPSVAWIPDFQHKCLPGMFGPLAYWKREIGFRAQIASKRTIMLSSEDSKAVCEELYRPAAGRIYTVPFAVPIPSNIDAAMARSTADKYGLPKRYYILPNQFWLHKNHMLVIDALASLKQKGNMDIVVAATGLTVDFRHPKYFSILQAKIAECSLESQFRILGKIPYADLIQLVFASEALINPSLFEGWSTTVEEAKALGVPMILSDIDVHFEQTCGDARYFKRHSESALVAALIDPPKRKISGIEQLTSINEQRRAIFADKIVKTIRYAIQSKDHL; this is translated from the coding sequence ATGATTATGTTCAATGGTTTTGCAAGGGGAATCAGCATGGCTAAGCTAAGGGTGGCTTTTACTCTTATCGGTGGGAAGTCGTGGGCGGGGGGATATAATTATCTTCTCAATCTTTTTCGTGCTCTGGATGATTATATGGCTCAGTCCATAGAGCCGATTATTTTTTTTGGTGATGATTTCGATGTGGACGAGATAAGTCCATTTCTAGATTTGTCGGGTGCTAAAGTCGTGAAGAGCTCTGTATTTAATCGACAATATGCAAGCAAGCGACTGATCTATGCTTTGGTTTTTGGTCGCGATAACGCAGTTCAACGGGTCTTTCGTGACAACCGCATCGATTGTATTTTCGAGGCGGCACAATTTCATGGATGGCGTTCCGAGTTTCCTTCAGTTGCTTGGATTCCGGATTTTCAGCATAAGTGTCTTCCTGGAATGTTTGGGCCGCTTGCTTACTGGAAGCGGGAAATCGGCTTTCGTGCGCAAATTGCCTCCAAACGTACAATCATGCTCAGCAGTGAGGACTCAAAAGCGGTCTGCGAAGAATTATATCGTCCCGCTGCCGGAAGGATTTATACGGTTCCATTCGCGGTCCCCATACCATCAAATATTGATGCGGCAATGGCGCGTTCTACGGCTGACAAATACGGTTTACCGAAAAGATATTATATTTTACCAAATCAGTTCTGGCTACACAAGAACCATATGCTTGTTATCGATGCACTTGCATCATTAAAGCAGAAAGGTAATATGGATATAGTCGTAGCTGCTACGGGATTGACAGTAGATTTCAGACATCCTAAATATTTCTCAATATTACAGGCCAAGATAGCTGAATGTTCGCTGGAGTCACAATTCAGGATTTTAGGAAAAATACCTTATGCTGATTTGATTCAACTAGTATTTGCGTCGGAGGCGTTGATAAATCCTTCACTATTCGAGGGGTGGAGCACAACCGTCGAGGAAGCGAAGGCATTGGGGGTCCCGATGATACTTTCGGACATTGATGTTCATTTTGAACAAACTTGCGGTGATGCACGATACTTTAAGCGGCATTCGGAATCAGCGCTGGTCGCGGCATTGATAGATCCTCCAAAAAGAAAGATCTCTGGTATCGAACAGCTTACCTCCATCAATGAGCAACGCAGGGCGATTTTCGCCGATAAAATCGTTAAGACTATACGATACGCCATCCAATCAAAAGACCATCTTTAG
- a CDS encoding NAD-dependent epimerase/dehydratase family protein — MNTETVWITGTHGFIGRHLAAYLNSKGCRVAGIGHGLWPEMEAMHWGVSFWLNGEIQQSNLAQLRSIAGLPDVVYHLAGGSSVGAAIANPYEDFRRTVVSTAELLEWLRKHSPHTRLVSVSSAAVYGGGHSGNIAEATSLSPYSPYGAHKLIMEELCHSYGANFGLSIVLPRLFSVYGPELKKQLLWDICTRLESGLVPLVLGGSGNELRDWTDVRDVVRALAMLAMMASESVPSVNVGTGVGTTVREIAERITRVWSQRNGREISVELSGKSRPGDPFSLIAYTVKLDETGFRWKIPLEKGLDDYVQWFCKGNQHG, encoded by the coding sequence TTGAACACGGAAACAGTCTGGATCACGGGTACCCATGGTTTCATCGGCAGGCATCTGGCAGCGTATCTGAACTCCAAGGGTTGTCGGGTTGCCGGCATCGGCCATGGTTTGTGGCCGGAAATGGAAGCAATGCATTGGGGTGTTTCCTTTTGGCTCAACGGAGAGATCCAGCAAAGTAATCTCGCTCAGTTGCGGAGTATCGCAGGGTTGCCCGATGTTGTCTATCATCTGGCAGGAGGGTCTTCTGTTGGAGCAGCAATAGCCAATCCATATGAAGACTTCAGAAGAACGGTTGTCTCCACCGCGGAGCTGCTTGAATGGCTTCGAAAGCATTCACCTCATACGCGCCTGGTATCAGTTTCGAGCGCGGCAGTCTATGGAGGGGGTCACAGTGGAAACATAGCCGAAGCGACAAGTTTGTCGCCGTACTCTCCTTATGGCGCTCACAAATTGATAATGGAGGAGCTCTGTCACTCCTATGGCGCTAATTTCGGATTAAGCATTGTCTTGCCGAGACTTTTTTCTGTTTATGGTCCCGAGCTAAAAAAACAGCTTCTCTGGGATATATGTACTCGACTCGAATCAGGTTTGGTTCCATTGGTTCTTGGCGGAAGTGGAAACGAGCTTCGCGACTGGACGGATGTACGCGATGTCGTTAGGGCGCTCGCGATGCTTGCCATGATGGCCTCGGAGAGTGTTCCTTCAGTAAATGTTGGCACCGGCGTCGGAACGACGGTTCGGGAGATTGCCGAGAGGATAACCAGAGTCTGGTCGCAAAGAAACGGTAGGGAAATATCTGTGGAGCTCAGTGGCAAGTCACGGCCGGGCGATCCATTCAGTTTGATTGCTTATACTGTTAAACTTGATGAAACCGGATTTCGATGGAAGATTCCTCTCGAAAAAGGGTTGGATGATTATGTTCAATGGTTTTGCAAGGGGAATCAGCATGGCTAA
- a CDS encoding class I SAM-dependent methyltransferase, giving the protein MKYVNWQKMNTESHFRSWEEAVEWLRDQPDQQQMVLDCYYDDPLSVAAERYWRSAEWADIRNLLKGRSGKALDVGAGRGIASYALARDGFTVTALEPDTSELVGAEAIRRLAIEESLPISVEVEFSERLPFADNSFDVVFARAVLHHTKDLDSACREFYRVLKPGGVLLAIREHVISRKEDLDTFLEQHPLHKLYGGENAFLLKRYTAALGSAGFGKIVVLSPWSSAINFSPYTVSALKRELVCRAGLTPLSTITQMFLDVPVFWNLTKKVLERVDNRSGRLYSFKGEKA; this is encoded by the coding sequence ATGAAGTACGTAAACTGGCAGAAGATGAACACTGAGAGTCATTTCAGAAGCTGGGAAGAGGCCGTGGAGTGGCTGCGCGATCAACCGGATCAGCAGCAGATGGTGCTCGACTGCTATTATGACGATCCACTTTCGGTTGCCGCCGAGCGGTATTGGCGAAGCGCTGAATGGGCAGATATACGAAACTTGTTGAAAGGTCGTTCGGGGAAAGCTCTCGATGTTGGGGCTGGCCGAGGGATTGCAAGTTATGCCCTTGCACGGGATGGATTTACGGTTACCGCACTCGAGCCTGATACCAGCGAGCTTGTCGGTGCAGAGGCTATTCGGCGTCTTGCTATCGAGGAATCGTTGCCTATCTCGGTCGAAGTTGAGTTTTCCGAACGGTTGCCTTTTGCCGACAATTCCTTTGACGTCGTTTTCGCGCGAGCGGTGCTTCATCACACAAAGGATCTGGACTCAGCATGCAGAGAGTTTTACCGTGTGCTCAAACCAGGAGGGGTTTTATTGGCTATTCGGGAACATGTAATATCTCGTAAAGAGGACCTTGACACTTTTCTTGAGCAGCATCCGCTACACAAACTTTATGGTGGGGAAAATGCATTCCTTCTCAAAAGATATACGGCTGCTCTCGGCAGTGCAGGATTCGGAAAGATTGTCGTGCTTTCGCCATGGAGCAGCGCAATCAATTTCTCTCCGTACACAGTGTCGGCCCTCAAACGCGAGCTTGTATGTCGTGCGGGGTTGACTCCATTGTCGACTATTACCCAAATGTTCCTCGATGTACCAGTATTCTGGAACTTGACGAAAAAGGTGCTTGAACGAGTCGATAACCGTTCAGGCCGGCTCTATTCTTTCAAGGGAGAAAAAGCTTGA
- a CDS encoding acyltransferase, giving the protein MNFKYWIKRLSFRPTCNLGESSQLASSARIVNMQDESNAIKIGSNSFIAGELLIFRHGGKISIGDWCYIGEGTRVWSSCAIEIGHRVLIAHNVSIFDSRTHPISPSKRHAHFREIMENGHPRKIDLGEKPVVIADDAWIGANAIILRGVTVGTGAIVGAGSVVTGDVAPFSIVSGNPAHEVRKLAEDEH; this is encoded by the coding sequence ATGAATTTCAAGTATTGGATAAAGCGCCTTTCTTTTCGTCCGACTTGCAACTTGGGCGAAAGTTCTCAGCTCGCATCGTCGGCACGCATCGTTAATATGCAAGACGAAAGTAACGCTATTAAAATAGGTTCAAACTCGTTCATTGCCGGAGAATTACTGATTTTCCGGCATGGGGGCAAAATCTCAATAGGAGATTGGTGCTATATCGGCGAAGGGACTCGCGTATGGTCATCATGTGCCATCGAAATCGGGCACCGGGTTTTGATTGCACATAATGTCAGCATTTTCGATTCCCGAACCCATCCGATCAGTCCGAGTAAGCGTCATGCCCATTTCAGGGAGATTATGGAAAATGGACATCCCCGAAAAATCGATCTTGGCGAAAAACCTGTAGTCATAGCTGATGATGCATGGATAGGTGCAAATGCCATAATCCTGAGGGGCGTCACTGTCGGTACGGGTGCGATTGTTGGCGCCGGATCGGTTGTGACTGGTGACGTGGCTCCGTTTTCCATAGTTTCCGGAAATCCGGCTCATGAAGTACGTAAACTGGCAGAAGATGAACACTGA
- a CDS encoding class I SAM-dependent methyltransferase, whose protein sequence is MRFQIKEALDRIATPLYNLKGRRPWSPGYYTAKKDTICAAIDKGLLIKDSKLPAGYASRIDERSIEYPWLFAQLPAKPGKVLDAGSALNHGFLIERAPLKNAELTIMTLAPEKRCFWGRSISYVFGDLRNTMFKDASFDVVVSVSTIEHIGLDNTKLYTSDVTKKENDVDGYLSAITEYKRILKPGGLCLITVPYGKPEVQDWYQVFDERMVTQLIDAFHPAEYSVDYFGYGLDGWFRTVAENVANAEFFDYNKGHRYAQDFAAAARSVACIRLIS, encoded by the coding sequence ATGCGATTTCAAATCAAAGAAGCGCTCGACAGGATCGCAACACCGCTGTATAACCTTAAGGGGCGTCGTCCATGGAGCCCTGGCTATTATACTGCAAAAAAAGACACGATCTGTGCTGCTATTGATAAAGGTCTTTTGATAAAGGATTCAAAACTTCCTGCTGGATACGCTTCCCGTATAGATGAACGCTCAATTGAATATCCATGGTTGTTTGCTCAGTTGCCTGCAAAGCCCGGAAAAGTGCTTGATGCAGGTTCTGCCTTGAATCATGGTTTTCTCATAGAGAGAGCGCCGCTCAAAAATGCAGAGCTTACCATTATGACTCTAGCTCCTGAGAAACGTTGTTTTTGGGGACGTTCTATCTCATACGTTTTTGGAGATTTGCGGAACACCATGTTCAAAGATGCATCATTTGACGTGGTTGTTAGTGTTTCGACGATCGAGCACATTGGTCTGGATAATACGAAGCTCTATACGAGTGACGTTACAAAAAAAGAGAATGATGTCGATGGCTATCTGTCCGCAATTACTGAATATAAGCGTATCCTTAAACCAGGCGGGCTTTGTCTGATCACTGTACCATACGGTAAACCTGAGGTCCAGGACTGGTATCAGGTGTTTGATGAGCGTATGGTTACACAGCTGATAGACGCTTTTCATCCTGCGGAATATTCTGTTGATTATTTTGGATATGGATTGGATGGTTGGTTCAGAACTGTTGCTGAAAATGTAGCCAATGCAGAGTTTTTTGACTATAACAAAGGGCATCGCTACGCTCAAGACTTTGCTGCCGCTGCTCGATCTGTTGCATGCATTCGTCTTATCTCATGA
- a CDS encoding glycosyltransferase, whose product MNTYAPVVVFAYRRPDHLRRTLDSLMQCQGFDDSRIIVYGDGPKSADETEAVFATREVARSMLGDRAEYHFSDVHLGLSSSVIRGVSEAVDRFGRVIVVEDDLLLNPYFLTFINQGLDRYEHDDRVFQVSGYMVGVPELKDFSSALFLPFTVSWGWGTWRRAWEQFEPLATGWEQLRTVHNTRRRFNLDGTYDYATMLERQMQGLRDSWAIRWCWSVFRNEGVVLFPPRSLVDNTGFDGSGSHGRGMLRKFSTPTDILVTTEFDLPKSILVDDDVFKFAKKALWQKNGGWLVYFMDRVRRLFRN is encoded by the coding sequence ATGAACACCTATGCTCCTGTTGTAGTGTTCGCTTACAGGCGTCCCGACCATCTGCGAAGGACACTCGATAGCCTGATGCAATGCCAGGGATTCGACGATAGTCGGATTATAGTCTATGGCGATGGACCGAAGAGCGCCGACGAAACAGAAGCTGTTTTCGCTACACGTGAAGTTGCCAGATCCATGCTCGGTGATCGTGCAGAATATCATTTCAGCGATGTGCATCTTGGTCTATCTAGTTCGGTGATCAGAGGGGTCAGTGAGGCTGTCGATCGGTTCGGCCGGGTTATCGTCGTCGAGGACGATCTCTTGCTCAACCCGTACTTTCTGACCTTTATCAATCAGGGGCTTGACCGATACGAACACGATGACAGAGTGTTTCAGGTTTCCGGCTATATGGTTGGTGTTCCTGAGTTGAAAGATTTCTCTTCTGCACTGTTCCTGCCATTTACCGTTTCATGGGGATGGGGTACGTGGAGACGGGCATGGGAACAATTTGAACCACTGGCCACTGGATGGGAGCAGTTGCGTACAGTCCATAATACGAGAAGACGGTTCAATCTTGACGGTACCTATGACTATGCGACCATGCTTGAAAGGCAGATGCAGGGTCTGCGAGATTCCTGGGCAATACGCTGGTGCTGGAGCGTGTTCAGGAATGAAGGTGTTGTCTTGTTTCCTCCCCGTTCGCTTGTAGACAACACCGGATTCGACGGCAGTGGTTCTCACGGGCGAGGTATGCTGAGAAAATTCTCAACGCCTACTGATATCCTGGTTACCACAGAATTTGATTTGCCGAAGTCGATTCTAGTTGATGACGATGTATTTAAATTTGCAAAAAAGGCACTCTGGCAAAAGAACGGTGGTTGGTTGGTTTATTTTATGGACAGAGTTAGACGTTTATTCCGAAATTAA
- the asnB gene encoding asparagine synthase (glutamine-hydrolyzing), giving the protein MCGILGWHGGKRPEDRIRFGKALDTLSHRGPDDSGIFEADGIMLGHRRLSILDLSSGGRQPMIDPDSGSIIVFNGEIYNYLELRAELEKKGHRFFGNSDTEVLLHALNEWDVSALSRLNGMWAFAFWQPDRRRLLLCRDRFGVKPLYYRLGDEGFAFASEPKALLELFPGHRAVSEPALLDFLANNLLFARGESFYKGIKVLPPAHFGEFDYQTCGFKMSRYWDYPESADGSLTVDDAQEQFDDLFSDAVRLRLRSDVPVGMTLSGGLDSTGVLTAASSFSSATLTSFTSIYSERETGELPWAQLASDAVKSRLIPVAAPDDQWLETLGQIARHMDGPGYSPAVYPLWHLMKRARTEGIPVLLEGQGADEALAGYPQYAVLEMIAYVTGKAGLRRSVSGMKSRIAALNRTFSLPWVLAWTAREISPAMLRWHRNRVGFHSLMRSGLRLPDCSTQSVSNVADPVRTRLLADHARLILPGLLHYGDAISMAFGIESRLPFMDYRLVEWMFRLPSSLMFQGNETKWVLREYLRKHGQVKIGNRPDKKGYPTPAGQWLATEQGLKVERMLLADNNPLHQWCDPVKIRSLIERNRQGAMAADHHLYKLLSTHLWISECIDRRG; this is encoded by the coding sequence ATGTGTGGAATTCTTGGGTGGCATGGCGGAAAAAGGCCGGAAGATAGAATACGTTTCGGCAAGGCGCTTGATACGCTGTCGCATCGGGGACCAGATGATAGCGGCATTTTTGAGGCTGACGGTATCATGCTTGGGCACCGTCGACTCTCGATATTGGATCTTTCTTCGGGCGGGCGGCAGCCGATGATCGACCCTGACAGCGGATCGATAATTGTTTTTAACGGTGAAATCTACAACTATCTGGAGTTACGCGCTGAGCTCGAAAAAAAAGGTCACCGTTTTTTCGGCAACTCTGATACCGAAGTGCTGCTTCATGCTCTCAATGAGTGGGATGTCAGTGCATTGTCCCGTCTGAACGGCATGTGGGCTTTTGCCTTCTGGCAACCTGACAGGCGCCGCCTGTTACTCTGCAGGGACCGGTTCGGTGTCAAACCACTCTATTATCGACTGGGCGACGAAGGTTTTGCCTTCGCCTCTGAGCCCAAAGCACTGCTTGAGCTGTTTCCCGGTCATCGCGCGGTATCCGAACCCGCTTTGCTCGATTTCCTTGCCAATAACCTTCTTTTCGCGAGGGGAGAGTCCTTTTACAAGGGAATCAAGGTTCTACCCCCCGCACACTTTGGTGAATTCGATTACCAGACCTGCGGGTTCAAAATGTCACGCTATTGGGATTATCCTGAATCTGCAGATGGCTCCCTGACTGTCGATGATGCCCAGGAGCAGTTCGATGATCTCTTCTCCGATGCAGTTCGCCTGCGGCTGCGCAGTGATGTTCCGGTTGGTATGACCTTGAGCGGCGGACTCGATTCGACCGGTGTACTGACGGCTGCTTCATCGTTCTCTTCCGCCACGCTGACCAGTTTTACATCGATCTACAGCGAGCGTGAGACTGGTGAACTGCCATGGGCGCAACTTGCCAGTGATGCTGTTAAATCCCGGCTGATTCCCGTTGCTGCTCCTGATGATCAATGGCTCGAAACCCTGGGTCAGATTGCAAGGCATATGGATGGTCCCGGCTATTCTCCAGCCGTGTATCCGCTCTGGCATTTGATGAAGCGAGCGAGAACGGAGGGTATTCCTGTATTGCTCGAGGGCCAGGGAGCTGATGAAGCACTTGCCGGTTATCCCCAATATGCGGTGTTGGAGATGATTGCCTATGTGACAGGGAAAGCAGGACTCCGGAGGAGTGTCTCAGGCATGAAAAGCCGGATTGCCGCCCTGAATCGAACTTTTTCGTTGCCTTGGGTGCTTGCATGGACCGCAAGGGAGATCTCGCCGGCGATGCTGCGTTGGCATCGGAATCGTGTCGGGTTTCACTCGTTGATGCGTTCCGGGTTGCGACTGCCCGATTGTTCCACCCAATCGGTATCGAACGTAGCTGATCCGGTAAGGACACGGTTGCTGGCGGATCATGCGCGCCTGATCCTGCCTGGTCTTCTGCACTATGGAGACGCCATCAGCATGGCATTCGGAATCGAATCTCGCCTTCCCTTTATGGATTACCGGCTGGTTGAATGGATGTTCAGGCTTCCGTCCTCTCTGATGTTTCAAGGAAACGAAACAAAATGGGTTTTGCGAGAGTACCTGCGTAAACACGGCCAGGTCAAGATCGGAAACCGACCCGACAAGAAAGGCTATCCGACTCCGGCAGGACAATGGCTTGCCACGGAGCAGGGCCTAAAGGTCGAACGGATGCTGCTTGCCGACAACAATCCGCTTCATCAATGGTGTGATCCGGTGAAAATCCGTAGCCTGATCGAACGCAACCGTCAAGGAGCCATGGCTGCAGACCATCACCTCTACAAGCTGCTCTCCACTCATCTCTGGATCAGTGAATGCATCGACCGAAGAGGTTAG
- a CDS encoding glycosyltransferase family 2 protein encodes MAVSLFPKISIVTPSFNQAGYLEKTINSVIDQRYPNLEYIIIDGGSVDGSVKIIKKYEPYLTYWISERDNGQVDAINKGLRRASGEWVAWQNSDDIYYPGAFEELAEAIRMHPEASLIIGDLMLIDQDEKKIRDVRYINPEYHALLAEGMLIANQSSFWRRELHEKIGYLDENYHCSFDYEWFLRVAEHAKGMHVSSVWGALRYHDETKTSTMTERFLSEQKQILDGRSMPEWRKSMYKLRRLSLMLGEGQFDYVFRGLRKFVAGQKGGQV; translated from the coding sequence ATGGCAGTATCGCTTTTTCCAAAGATATCTATTGTTACTCCTAGTTTCAACCAAGCGGGTTATCTCGAAAAGACGATAAACTCAGTTATTGATCAGCGCTATCCCAACCTTGAGTATATCATCATTGATGGCGGTTCCGTTGATGGTAGCGTTAAGATTATAAAAAAATATGAGCCCTATCTGACCTACTGGATAAGCGAACGCGATAATGGGCAGGTTGACGCGATCAACAAAGGTTTACGGCGTGCGAGCGGAGAGTGGGTTGCCTGGCAGAATTCTGATGATATTTACTATCCTGGCGCATTCGAAGAGCTTGCAGAAGCGATCCGGATGCATCCAGAAGCATCACTTATTATCGGCGACCTGATGTTGATTGATCAGGATGAAAAAAAGATAAGGGACGTTCGATACATCAACCCGGAATACCATGCTTTGCTGGCTGAAGGAATGCTCATTGCGAATCAGTCGTCATTCTGGCGTCGCGAACTTCACGAGAAAATCGGTTACCTGGATGAGAACTATCATTGTTCGTTCGATTACGAATGGTTTCTTCGTGTTGCGGAGCATGCCAAAGGAATGCATGTAAGTAGTGTCTGGGGTGCGTTGCGCTATCACGATGAGACGAAGACGAGTACGATGACGGAGCGATTTCTTTCGGAACAGAAGCAGATTCTTGACGGTCGGTCGATGCCTGAGTGGCGCAAATCCATGTACAAACTGCGCCGATTGAGTCTGATGCTTGGAGAGGGTCAGTTTGATTACGTTTTCAGGGGTCTTAGAAAGTTCGTTGCTGGACAAAAGGGTGGGCAGGTCTGA